A region from the Triticum aestivum cultivar Chinese Spring chromosome 3D, IWGSC CS RefSeq v2.1, whole genome shotgun sequence genome encodes:
- the LOC123074272 gene encoding uncharacterized protein, producing the protein MEIDKEGAQQGRALEAAEAPEQWRGAVEAPLPGTPVGAAWAHVASFFSAHIYLPGIDVCERVTGASSEDDEDGRLVITPGCVRHVASSAAGLWAREELLESDHAARRLRYAVVDSNMGFGRYVATLRVLDLDDGGEGGCVISWAFECDAVKAEGWSEAALVARLGASVKGMAERVQQLAAVAQ; encoded by the coding sequence ATGGAGATCGACAAGGAGGGTGCGCAGCAAGGGCGGGCACTGGAGGCTGCGGAGGCGCCGGAGCAGTGGCGTGGCGCCGTGGAGGCCCCGCTGCCGGGCACGCCGGTGGGCGCCGCGTGGGCGCACGTCGCCAGCTTCTTCTCCGCGCACATCTACCTGCCGGGCATCGACGTGTGCGAGCGCGTAACGGGAGCCAGCAGCGAGGACGACGAAGATGGCCGGCTGGTGATCACCCCCGGCTGCGTCcggcacgtggcctcgagcgctGCGGGGCTGTGGGCGCGCGAGGAGCTGCTGGAGTCGGACCACGCCGCGCGGCGCCTCCGCTACGCCGTCGTCGACAGCAACATGGGGTTCGGCCGCTACGTCGCCACGCTCCGCGTCCTGGACCTCGACGACGGCGGCGAAGGCGGGTGCGTGATCTCGTGGGCGTTCGAGTGCGACGCCGTGAAGGCCGAGGGGTGGAGCGAGGCGGCGCTCGTGGCGCGCCTCGGCGCCAGCGTCAAGGGCATGGCCGAGAGGGTGCAGCAGCTGGCCGCGGTAGCTCAGTAG